One stretch of Orcinus orca chromosome 15, mOrcOrc1.1, whole genome shotgun sequence DNA includes these proteins:
- the PRR14L gene encoding protein PRR14L isoform X7, with protein MGLPRPKRLKKKEFSLEEIYTNKNYKSPPANRCLETIFEEPKERNGTLISISQQKRKRVLEFQDFTVPRKRRARGKVKVAGSFTRAQKAALQSQELDALLIQKLMELETFFAKEEEEQERSSSC; from the exons gttAAAGAAAAAGGAGTTTAGTTTAGAAGAAATATATACCAACAAGAATTATAAATCTCCTCCTGCAAACAG GTGTTTAGAGACCATCTTTGAGGAACCTAAGGAACGGAATGGTACGCTCATCTCAATCAGCCAACAGAAGAGGAAGCGAGTTCTGGAGTTTCAGGATTTCACAGTCCCACGAAAGAGGAGGGCTCGCGGTAAGGTCAAGGTGGCAGGCAGCTTTACCCGGGCCCAGAAGGCGGCGCTGCAGAGTCAAGAGCTGGATGCTCTGTTGATACAGAAACTGATGGAACTGGAGACCTTCTTTGCCAAGGAAGAGGAGGAGCAGGAGCGGTCATCCAGTTGTTGA